The following are from one region of the Elgaria multicarinata webbii isolate HBS135686 ecotype San Diego chromosome 13, rElgMul1.1.pri, whole genome shotgun sequence genome:
- the MIA gene encoding melanoma-derived growth regulatory protein has translation MPGAACHFLWAGLLLCAFWGPVGSGRQMGKLADKKLCADAECNHPISIAVALQDYIAPDCRFIHVQRGQVVYVFSKLKGRGRLFWGGSVQGDYYGEQPARLGYFPSSVVQENQYLKPGKVEVKTDKWDFYCQ, from the exons ATGCCGGGTGCCGCCTGCCACTTCCTCTGGGCCGGTCTGCTCCTCTGTGCCTTTTGGGGCCCCGTGGGGAGCGGGCGCCAGATGGGCAAGCTGGCGGACAAGAAGCTGTGCGCGGATGCCGAGTGCAACC atcccaTCTCCATTGCAGTGGCGCTGCAAGATTACATCGCCCCCGACTGCCGCTTCATCCACGTCCAGCGGGGCCAAGTGGTCTACGTCTTCTCCAAGCTGAAAGGCCGCGGGCGGCTCTTCTGGGGTGGCAGC GTGCAAGGTGACTATTACGGGGAGCAGCCGGCCCGTTTGGGCTATTTCCCCAGCTCGGTTGTCCAGGAGAACCAGTACCTGAAGCCTGGCAAGGTGGAGGTGAAGACGGAT AAGTGGGACTTCTACTGCCAGTGA
- the SNRPA gene encoding U1 small nuclear ribonucleoprotein A: protein MAVPEARPNHTIYINNLNEKIKKDELKKSLYAIFSQFGQILDILVSRSLKMRGQAFVIFKEISSATNALRSMQGFPFYDKPMRIQYSKSDSDIIAKMKGTFVERDRKREKRKPKGQEAPAVKKQIPGAAAPVAPAVQGAVPGMPPMNQAPRMMHHMPGQPPYMPPPGMMPPPGMAPGSMPPGAMPPQQMLPGQMAPAQPLSENPPNHILFLTNLPEETNELMLSMLFNQFPGFKEVRLVPGRHDIAFVEFDNEVQAGAARDALQGFKITQNNAMKISFAKK from the exons ATGGCTGTCCCAGAAGCTCGGCCCAATCACACCATCTACATTAACAATCTCAATGAGAAAATCAAGAAGGATG AACTGAAGAAGTCCCTCTACGCCATTTTCTCCCAGTTTGGCCAGATCCTTGACATTCTGGTGTCCCGCAGCCTGAAGATGCGGGGTCAGGCCTTTGTCATCTTCAAGGAGATCAGCAGTGCCACCAACGCCTTGCGCTCCATGCAAGGTTTCCCTTTTTATGACAAGCCTATG CGGATCCAGTATTCAAAATCTGACTCTGACATCATAGCCAAGATGAAGGGCACATTCGTGGAGCGGGATCGCAAGAGAGAGAAGCGGAAGCCCAAGGGCCAGGAAGCGCCAGCTGTCAAGAAGCAGATCCCCGGGGCGGCTGCACCGGTGGCCCCTGCCGTGCAAGGCGCGGTGCCG GGCATGCCACCCATGAACCAAGCCCCGCGCATGATGCACCACATGCCAGGCCAGCCCCCATACATGCCCCCTCCGGGGATGATGCCGCCACCTGGCATGGCGCCCGGCTCCATGCCCCCGGGGGCTATGCCGCCACAGCAGATGCTGCCGGGGCAGATGGCCCCTGCTCAGCCG CTATCGGAGAATCCGCCCAACCACATCTTGTTCCTCACCAACCTGCCTGAGGAGACAAACGAGCTGATGCTCTCCATGCTCTTCAACCA GTTCCCAGGCTTCAAGGAAGTGCGGCTGGTGCCTGGCCGCCACGACATTGCCTTTGTGGAGTTTGACAACGAGGTGCAGGCTGGAGCCGCCCGGgatgctctccagggcttcaagaTCACACAGAACAATGCCATGAAGATCTCCTTTGCCAAGAAGTGA